AGGGTCGTCCTTCCCCGGCCAGAATTTCATCAGCGACGCTAGGGACGCTAAGTTCGTGACAGCTAGACTGCCCGCCCAAACACCCTGCCTAAACAGCTCCTTGCACGCGGAAACCTCATCCCCCTTCTCCTTAACCACCTCTTCTACAACCAGGGTGAAGAGGATCTTAGGGACGATAATGTGAACGGAAGGCGCGAAAGCCTTCTGAAGCTTGAAGCCCAGCTTAGCCAGCTCTCGGCTCATACCGAGACCTTAAGCCTAAGCTCTCTTATGTACCTTTTCCAGTAAAGTCGATCCACGATCATCCTAACCCTGCCGTAGGGGATGCCGAGCTCCCTCGCGATCTCGCCCACACCCCTCTTCCCGTCGCAGAGCTTCAGAACGAGCTTCTCATCCTCGCTCAACTCAACCCCCATAGCGGCAACCGGCGCGGGTACGGGGACCACGTCGAATGGCGGTGCTGCTCTAGCTGCCTCTTCAACAGCCCTCCGTGGAGCTTCGATTCCCAGCAGCCACGCTTTCAGCTCTCCAATTCCCTCTCCCTTTGCGGCTGAGACAGGGAAGAACTCGAACTTGAATCGTTGGGCCAGCGTCTTCAACTCGCTGGTCCTCTCTCGCGGAGCCACATCTGCCTTCGACATCACGAGGGCTCTCCTGGGAGCCCCTGCTACGAGAGCCAACGCTCTCCCGTCGACTCGCGACGGCTGCGCCCCATCGACAACCACGATTCCAGCGTACAGCTGCCAGGAAGGCCTGGAGAGGACCAGCTCGCTAAGCGCCTCCGGTTTGCCGCAGATCTCGGCGACCTGCAGCCCGGAGGCAAGCTCGTAGACCCTGTAGAGCTTGACCTCGGAGAAGTCGACATCCAACTCGGGGAAAAGGGCCTTAATGAGCGTGGACTTACCCGAACCTCGGGACCCCGTCACGACGATTACAGGCGGCACAACTCCCCGTTGTGAGGACGCGCTTGGCTCTTATTTCCCTATCGTTCCTCTTAGGCTCTAACAACGACTTTTACCTGACTCCTATCCAAAGCTTTCGAGAACGCTTCGAGGGCTCCGTCCAACCCCTCGACGGTGTGAGTGATAACCGGCCTCACTACCCCCTTTTCCAGCAGGCGTATCGCTTCATCGAAGTCCTCGAAGTTCCCGCAGCGCGTGCCGACGATCCTCGCCTCCTTCACGACCGCTCTCGTCGCGTTCACCCTGCCCGGGCTGCCAGGGGTCGACTTGAGGTGGATAACCCCCCTCGGCCTCACGACCTCGACAGCGAGGTTGAGCGCATCCGGGTCTCCGGAAACCTCGAAGACCGCGTCGAAGCCTAAGCCGCCCCTCGTCCGCTCGGCGGCGTACCGGCCGGCCTCGCTGACCGCTACCACCTCTCCGGCGTATCGTTCGACGAGCTTGAGCTTCGGGCTATCGGGTCTCGCAAACACGACTGGCTCAAAGCCCTTCCAGCGCAGCAGCTGGAGTAGGAGTAGAGCGAGGTTCCCCGTCCCAATCACGGCTACGCTGCCGCTCGGGTCCGGAGGGGCTTGCCTCAGGGCGTTGATTAAGGCGGCGAGCGGCTCAACTTCGGTTGCCACGATCGGGTCCAGCCCCTCGACCCTGTGGAGCGCCTCGATGGGCGCGACGAAAAGCTCAGCCAGCGCCCCGTCGAAATCGATCCCCAGCGTCCTCTTGCTGGGGCAGTGCGTGTAGAGCCCGGTCTTGCAAGCGGGGCAGCGCCAGCAGGGGAAGTTTATCTCGGGGACCACGAGCTTGTTCCGCAGCTCGGGTGGCCCCTCGACAACGTGGCCCGCCGCCTCGTGACCGGGGATGAGCGGCCTCTTGAACAGCGGGTACGCCCCGGTGTAGAAGGCCTTGTCGGTGCCGCAGATACCGACGGCCGCTGTTCTGATGAGCGCCCAGCCGGGTGGCGGGAGGGGGTCTGCGACCTCCTCGATCCTCAGATCCCTCGGCCCGTGCAGGACAGCGGCTCTCATACCGTCACCCGAGGCCGGCGAGCAGCTTTAGCAGGGGCAGCCGCTCCGCTGTTGCCGAGTCGATGAGGTCCCAGATCACGCCCCTCGGCCGCTTGAGCCCGCCCTCCGTCCTGATCAGCTGGCTCGGCGTAGCTATGTAGTCTACCGGTGCGTCATGGAGCTCCATTGGAACCCCCTCGACCAGCTGCAGGTCGTGGACGAGGGTGACCACGGGGGTGCTCTCGCTGATCGCGCCCAGCTCCCTCAGCACGGCGTACTCGAGGTCGTGCTGCCCATCGCCCTTGCCGAGCCGCCCTCCACGCCTATCGACGGCCACGCTGCCGAAGACTACGAGATCCACGCTCACGTTGTCGAGAACCTTCACCCTGTTACCGTAGGTAACCGCTCCCCGAGGAGTTGCGGCAGCCTGTAAAGCGCGTTGCGGCACGCTCCTCCCGTCTAGGATGGCGAAGCCCCTAAAACCCGGGACCATCATTACCAGCAGCTTACCCGCGCGCAGTACCTCCTCCCTCAAGGGTTGAAGGGAGGGGTCCGCGCTCGCGTAGACGACGTCGGCCTCCCGGAAGAAGTCCCTCCTTGAAACCTTCATCGCAGCTACCCTGGAGCCGGAGAAGATGGGTATCTTTCCACGGCTGGGCCTAGGCGTTGCAACGCGGTGCTCATCAAGCCTCCTCCACACCTCCTCTCTCAAGTCCGCCTTAAGCCTCGCAACGCTCATGTGCATCTACCCCCTGGTCGTGGGTAAATAAATGTGTGAACCGTCGTCGAGCAGCGGAGGGGGGTGGAACACCCGTTTTTGAATAGATCATACAGCTGTAGGAAAACCGCGGGAAGCCTCCTCTTAAACCCTCACCCCTAGTAGTGTCCCATGCCTCGGAAGAGGCACAAGATCGAGCCTCGCTCTGAGCCTCGCACTCAGATTGTGAGTTTCCACGTGCCGAAGGCTTTGTTGGAGGCTTTGGATCGATTGGTGGAGATTGGCGTTTTCAACAACCGGAGTGAAGCCATACGGACAGCCCTCTTCAACCTCCTCCGAGAACACAGAGACGTAATCGAGAAAAGGCAGCTAACAGTAGGGTACAGGTAGGTCAAGAAGCCCCACCGAGTTTTGGCTCGAAGCATCAAGCTTATTTTTGGGCTCTAATCCGCGCCCACCGGGGGTGCAGCGTAGCCCGAGTTCCGTCTCGCTCTACTCGCCTAGCTCCACCTCAACTCTGACGCTGGTAACCCCCTCAGGGGGTGGTGGGACGATGTCCCCCTCGATCGCTCTCCCCTCGACCCTGATCGATCTAACCTTGTTCCCCCTCCCCACCCGCTTGACGTCAATGTGGTAGGTGACGCCTCGGAAGACCCTGGTCATCCTAAAGCCGCTCCAGTCCTCTGGGATGCAGGGCGCGATCTTCAGCCCGTTGTAGCAGGGCCTTACACCCAGGATCCACTGGGTCACAGCGACGTACATCCAGGACGCTGTTCCGGTCAACCAGCTGTTCCTCGACAACCCGTACATCGGGTGCTCCGGGGCAGCCGTGTTCTGCGAGTACACGTAGGGCTCCGCTCTCATTGTGTCGAAGTCCCTCCTCGCGAGGGGTAGTGTCTGCCGGTAGATGCGGTAGGCGACCTCAGCCAAACCCAGCTTCGCTGCCGCAATGATGGCCCACGCGTTCGCGTGGTTGAAGATTCCACCGTTCTCCTTGAGGCCCGGCGGGTAGGTCGCCGTTCCACCGAAGCGGTCGAGGCTCTCGTAGTCGACCTCGTCGGGACCAGACTTCTTGCTGTTGATCGGATCCCTCATCAACCTCAGCCCGAGCGGTGTACCGAGGTGCTTCACAGCGCTCAGCAGCGCCATCTTCTCCCTCTCGGGGTCGCCCAGCTCTGCGATCGCTGCCCAAGCCTGCGTTATGAGGCTGACCCAGTGGTACCTTTCCCCCTTCGCGCCGACGGGCCTGCCCTTATCGTCGAAGGCTCTCAAGTACCACTCGCCGTCCCAGGCGACCCGGTTGATGACCTCCGCCATCTCCCTGTGGAGCTTCTCGAAGCGCTCCGCCCCCTCAACATCTCCACGGGCTCTGCAGAGCTCGGCTAACTCGAGCAGCACCCTGCACAGTAGCATTCCCGTCCAGACGCTCTCCGCCGTCTCAGAGCCGTGGTCGAGGTTTAACGTGTCGTCCCAGTCCGCGAAGCCGATCAGTGGGAGGCCGTGCGGCCCCCTCTTCCGCAGAGTGTAATCGATCGCCCTAAGGATGTGCTCCCACACGCTGGCCCCGCTCTTGTCGTCCTGGAAGGGCACCACCTCCTCCAGGAAGCTGAAGTCCCCCGTCTCCTTCACGTAGTTGCACGTAGCGTAGACGAGCCAGAGGTGGTCGTCGCTGAACCACTGCGGCCTCCAGGGCATTTCAACCGCGTGGCCCATGCTCCCCTCCCCGGTGAGCGGGAAAACGAGGTGCCAGGTGTGCCCATCCTTGAACTGTAGCTCCCAGAGGGTCCGGAGCACCCGCCTCACCTGCCGCGGCTCCGCGTGGACGACCCCGAGCGTGTCCTGGGCCGTATCCCTCGTTCCGATGCCCCTCGCGAGGCCGGTGTAGTAGTAGGAGACGAAGCGGGACCAGTAGAGGCACGCTCGGCACTGTATCGCGTTCCAGTAGTTGATCATAGCGTTCAGCTCCTCATCGGGCGTTTCAACGCGCAGCTTGCCGAGGTACTGGCTCCAGTCCTTTTTCAA
The DNA window shown above is from Thermofilaceae archaeon and carries:
- a CDS encoding alcohol dehydrogenase catalytic domain-containing protein; the protein is MRAAVLHGPRDLRIEEVADPLPPPGWALIRTAAVGICGTDKAFYTGAYPLFKRPLIPGHEAAGHVVEGPPELRNKLVVPEINFPCWRCPACKTGLYTHCPSKRTLGIDFDGALAELFVAPIEALHRVEGLDPIVATEVEPLAALINALRQAPPDPSGSVAVIGTGNLALLLLQLLRWKGFEPVVFARPDSPKLKLVERYAGEVVAVSEAGRYAAERTRGGLGFDAVFEVSGDPDALNLAVEVVRPRGVIHLKSTPGSPGRVNATRAVVKEARIVGTRCGNFEDFDEAIRLLEKGVVRPVITHTVEGLDGALEAFSKALDRSQVKVVVRA
- a CDS encoding 5-formyltetrahydrofolate cyclo-ligase gives rise to the protein MSVARLKADLREEVWRRLDEHRVATPRPSRGKIPIFSGSRVAAMKVSRRDFFREADVVYASADPSLQPLREEVLRAGKLLVMMVPGFRGFAILDGRSVPQRALQAAATPRGAVTYGNRVKVLDNVSVDLVVFGSVAVDRRGGRLGKGDGQHDLEYAVLRELGAISESTPVVTLVHDLQLVEGVPMELHDAPVDYIATPSQLIRTEGGLKRPRGVIWDLIDSATAERLPLLKLLAGLG
- a CDS encoding ribbon-helix-helix domain-containing protein; translation: MPRKRHKIEPRSEPRTQIVSFHVPKALLEALDRLVEIGVFNNRSEAIRTALFNLLREHRDVIEKRQLTVGYR